In the genome of Chloroflexota bacterium, one region contains:
- a CDS encoding glutamate--tRNA ligase: protein MTAGDVRVRIAPSPTGPLHIGTARTALFNYLFARHAGGTFILRLEDTDVARSSLAYEKDILDGLHWLGLTWDEGPAVAGEAARGPYAPYRQMERLPLYAAAADRLRAADLAYPCYCSPAELEAERRRQEAAHLPPRYSGRCAYLGAAERAAFESEGRRPALRFRIVDGVVAFDDLVRGRVEIDASALGGDLVIVRADGIPLYHFTVVVDDAAMRISHVIRGEDHLSNTPKHILLFRALGEPEPHFGHLPLILNPDRTKMSKRKSQTAIVDYIAEGFVREAVVNYLALLGWSTGTEEEILSLADLAARFDIGHVQKAGAVFDRGRLEWLDGQWIRRLQASELVDRLRPFLAAESAAGRIDRMPADDEIAALVPLVQERLPTLGAIGELVGFLFVDAPVIDPVELVPKRWDAATTLDGLAAARAAIAAGGQVSFDHDGLEITLRGLAEARGWKAGDLFMAIRVGVTGRTATPPLFETLVALGYERTLARLARAARILAGAVGDQGGAT from the coding sequence ATGACCGCCGGCGATGTCCGCGTCCGCATCGCGCCGAGCCCCACGGGTCCCCTCCACATCGGCACGGCGCGGACCGCCCTCTTCAATTACCTCTTCGCCCGCCATGCCGGCGGGACGTTCATCCTGCGCCTCGAGGACACCGACGTCGCTCGAAGCTCCCTGGCCTACGAGAAGGACATCCTCGACGGACTGCACTGGCTCGGACTGACCTGGGATGAGGGACCGGCCGTGGCCGGCGAGGCGGCCCGCGGCCCCTACGCTCCGTATCGGCAGATGGAACGACTCCCGCTGTACGCCGCGGCCGCCGATCGGCTGCGGGCCGCCGACCTCGCCTATCCGTGCTACTGCTCGCCCGCGGAGCTCGAGGCCGAGCGACGGCGTCAGGAGGCCGCGCATCTGCCGCCACGGTACAGCGGCCGATGCGCGTATCTCGGTGCGGCCGAGCGTGCGGCGTTCGAGTCGGAGGGCCGCCGGCCGGCCCTCCGATTCCGGATCGTCGACGGCGTCGTCGCGTTCGACGACCTCGTCCGCGGCCGCGTGGAGATCGATGCGTCGGCGCTCGGCGGCGACCTCGTCATCGTCCGGGCTGACGGCATCCCGCTCTATCACTTCACGGTCGTCGTCGACGACGCCGCGATGCGGATCAGCCACGTCATCCGCGGTGAGGATCACCTCTCGAACACTCCGAAGCACATCCTCCTGTTCCGGGCGCTTGGTGAGCCCGAGCCGCATTTCGGCCATCTCCCGCTCATCCTCAACCCGGATCGGACGAAGATGAGCAAGCGGAAGAGCCAGACGGCCATCGTCGACTACATCGCCGAGGGCTTCGTCCGGGAAGCCGTCGTCAACTACCTCGCCCTGCTCGGCTGGTCGACCGGGACCGAGGAGGAGATCCTCTCGCTCGCGGACCTCGCCGCGCGGTTCGATATCGGGCACGTCCAGAAGGCCGGTGCGGTGTTCGACCGGGGGCGCCTTGAGTGGCTCGATGGACAGTGGATCCGTCGCCTGCAGGCCAGCGAGCTCGTGGACCGGCTGCGCCCGTTCCTCGCGGCCGAGTCGGCCGCCGGCCGGATCGACCGGATGCCCGCCGATGATGAGATCGCCGCACTCGTCCCACTCGTCCAGGAACGTCTGCCGACGCTCGGCGCGATCGGCGAGCTCGTCGGGTTCCTCTTCGTCGATGCGCCCGTGATCGACCCGGTGGAGCTCGTCCCGAAGCGCTGGGACGCCGCGACGACGCTCGACGGTCTGGCCGCGGCCCGCGCGGCGATCGCGGCCGGCGGACAGGTCTCATTTGATCACGACGGGCTCGAGATCACGCTCCGTGGTCTGGCCGAAGCGCGTGGGTGGAAGGCCGGCGACCTGTTCATGGCGATCCGCGTCGGCGTCACCGGGCGGACCGCGACGCCGCCGCTGTTCGAGACGCTCGTCGCCCTGGGTTACGAGCGGACACTCGCCCGCCTCGCGAGAGCGGCGCGGATCCTTGCGGGGGCCGTGGGGGACCAAGGAGGAGCGACATGA
- a CDS encoding metal-dependent transcriptional regulator: MPHRPDRSSRHDISGAAGEYLLALRITAVAGSRATAAHVARHLGVSTQASSEMFRRLTADGLVTQTDGRELALTDAGRTAADAIFRRHALLEWLLTAVVGLGWAESDEEAARLQGAISPRVEARLDELLGHPETCPHGNPIDAAIARRRPAGTPLADLEAGQRATIYRITEEAEEDAALLSYLEARALTPGAPIVVLARSASLDSLTLDGPRGRATLGLRPASLVHVIPGEADPALFHHVPATVSR, encoded by the coding sequence GTGCCGCACCGCCCTGATCGCTCGAGCCGCCACGATATCTCCGGCGCAGCCGGCGAATATCTCCTCGCCCTCCGGATCACTGCCGTGGCCGGATCGCGCGCCACGGCGGCGCATGTGGCGCGGCACCTCGGCGTCAGCACCCAGGCGAGCTCCGAGATGTTCCGCCGCCTCACCGCGGACGGTCTCGTCACGCAGACGGACGGCCGCGAGCTCGCGCTCACGGATGCGGGACGGACCGCGGCGGACGCGATCTTCCGCCGGCATGCCCTGCTCGAATGGCTCCTCACCGCCGTGGTCGGGCTCGGCTGGGCCGAGTCGGACGAGGAGGCGGCGCGGCTCCAGGGTGCCATCAGCCCGCGCGTGGAGGCCCGACTCGATGAGCTGCTCGGTCATCCCGAGACGTGCCCCCATGGCAACCCGATCGACGCGGCGATCGCTCGTCGCCGGCCGGCCGGCACGCCGCTCGCCGATCTCGAGGCGGGTCAGCGGGCGACCATCTACCGGATCACCGAGGAGGCCGAAGAGGACGCCGCCCTCCTCTCGTACCTCGAGGCCAGGGCGCTCACACCCGGCGCGCCGATCGTCGTCCTTGCCAGATCCGCGTCGCTCGATTCCCTCACGCTCGACGGCCCGCGGGGTCGAGCCACACTCGGGCTTCGGCCTGCCAGCCTGGTCCACGTCATCCCCGGCGAGGCGGATCCGGCGCTCTTCCATCATGTCCCGGCGACGGTCTCCCGATGA
- a CDS encoding DnaJ domain-containing protein, producing MTRPPDPFRTLDVPRDATLGDVKAAYRRLAKLYHPDSAGPAALPRFLAIQAAYETLTEGPTRIRMGASRPRPASRTRRSADGGPEPERPGPARGSAGRSEGRGGRTPGAETAGSGASGGGRARRARRTPASTSYDGVEAEPFEPEWEGASWYGGSSGTYWTLNPKEFADPRKHGPEYLARGRRDRPRPGSRGTPVTPGATRRTAAPGGSGRPPDDDRQMATDRPPFEHDVRPGEAGNGPGESARRASGHVPARSPANADPADAGRSRPTGPLNRSSRPARDGSSRAPGIGIVAVTVVGAIVVTLLLLAAGNGLTAGSAFAVVVIIGLGATAVAVGRELIGPGRRA from the coding sequence ATGACTCGACCGCCCGATCCCTTTCGCACCCTTGACGTTCCGCGCGACGCGACGCTCGGTGACGTCAAGGCGGCCTACCGACGGCTCGCCAAGCTCTACCATCCCGACTCGGCGGGACCGGCGGCGCTGCCGCGTTTCCTCGCCATCCAGGCTGCGTACGAGACCCTGACCGAGGGTCCCACGCGCATCCGGATGGGCGCGAGCCGGCCTCGTCCCGCCTCGCGCACCCGGCGATCGGCCGATGGCGGGCCCGAGCCGGAGCGACCAGGACCGGCCAGGGGATCCGCGGGACGGTCGGAGGGCCGCGGGGGACGGACGCCCGGTGCGGAGACGGCCGGCTCCGGGGCATCGGGTGGCGGCCGCGCACGTCGAGCGCGCCGCACGCCCGCCTCGACCTCGTACGACGGCGTCGAGGCGGAGCCGTTCGAGCCTGAGTGGGAGGGCGCGAGCTGGTATGGCGGCTCCTCCGGCACGTACTGGACCCTCAACCCGAAGGAGTTCGCGGACCCTCGCAAGCACGGCCCGGAATACCTGGCCCGGGGTCGCCGTGACCGGCCTCGGCCCGGGTCGAGGGGGACGCCGGTCACGCCCGGCGCGACGCGGAGAACGGCGGCGCCCGGCGGGAGCGGACGACCGCCGGACGACGATCGGCAGATGGCGACGGACCGGCCACCGTTCGAGCACGACGTCCGCCCCGGGGAGGCAGGGAACGGCCCCGGCGAGAGCGCGAGGCGAGCCTCCGGACACGTTCCGGCACGGTCGCCGGCCAACGCCGACCCGGCCGACGCCGGCCGTTCACGCCCGACCGGACCGCTCAACCGCTCGTCGCGCCCCGCGCGAGACGGTTCGTCGCGCGCGCCCGGGATCGGGATCGTCGCGGTCACCGTGGTCGGGGCGATCGTCGTGACTCTGCTGCTCCTCGCGGCGGGGAACGGCCTCACCGCGGGCTCCGCTTTCGCGGTCGTCGTCATCATTGGTCTCGGCGCGACCGCGGTCGCCGTCGGTCGCGAGCTCATCGGGCCCGGCCGACGAGCCTGA
- a CDS encoding asparaginase yields the protein MPTSPHTPARHGPPDAVPSGQAHVAAATGRTGRVTRASRSIAPVLVRQVRNGIGESEHRGHIVEVDAGGRIVRMVGDPDRVVTLRSTVKPFGAIALLEAGAEVALDLTPAEIAILASSHSGEDLHVRTIQAMYRRAGVSQTLLGCGTEGMPLDALTAARLARDGERTSPIRHMCSGQHSVFLLLARLKGWPLDDYWEPDHPAQVAYRAAVERSYGVASGSLRTALDGCGVLTYAVPLREVARAYAFLADPDAIPATDPRTAVARHLRTIRDAMLAQPEMIGGTRDRLDTSLMKALPGRLVSKSGMEALRGIAVLAGSRTNGATVGPSGVAVKIEDGDGYERATWAATVEALRQIGLLDGQPLRALARYHRPASLDPHGRVAAEAIPAFDLAPVGELFA from the coding sequence GTGCCCACGTCCCCCCACACGCCTGCCCGACACGGTCCTCCCGACGCGGTCCCATCCGGGCAGGCCCACGTCGCCGCAGCGACGGGACGCACCGGGCGCGTCACTCGCGCGTCGCGCTCGATAGCGCCGGTCCTCGTCCGCCAGGTGCGGAATGGGATCGGTGAGAGCGAGCATCGCGGCCACATCGTCGAGGTCGACGCAGGGGGCCGGATCGTGCGGATGGTCGGCGATCCCGATCGGGTCGTGACGCTCCGCTCGACCGTCAAGCCGTTCGGCGCGATCGCCCTCCTCGAGGCGGGCGCGGAGGTCGCCCTCGATCTGACGCCCGCCGAGATCGCGATCCTCGCCTCCTCCCATTCGGGTGAGGATCTTCACGTCCGGACGATCCAGGCCATGTATCGCCGGGCGGGCGTGAGCCAGACCCTCCTCGGCTGTGGGACCGAGGGCATGCCGCTCGATGCCCTCACCGCAGCCCGGCTTGCCCGTGACGGAGAGCGGACCTCGCCGATCCGCCACATGTGTTCGGGGCAGCACTCGGTGTTCCTCCTCCTCGCGCGGCTCAAGGGCTGGCCCCTCGATGACTACTGGGAACCGGACCATCCGGCCCAGGTCGCGTACCGCGCGGCGGTCGAGCGCTCGTACGGCGTCGCCAGCGGGTCCCTCCGCACGGCACTCGACGGCTGTGGCGTCCTGACGTACGCGGTGCCGCTCCGCGAGGTGGCCCGGGCCTATGCCTTCCTCGCCGACCCCGACGCCATCCCGGCCACCGACCCCCGGACCGCGGTGGCCCGCCACCTCCGCACGATCCGCGACGCGATGCTCGCCCAGCCGGAGATGATCGGCGGAACCCGCGACCGGCTCGATACCTCGCTCATGAAGGCACTGCCGGGCCGGCTCGTCAGCAAGTCCGGGATGGAGGCCCTTCGCGGCATCGCGGTCCTCGCGGGGTCACGGACGAACGGCGCGACCGTTGGGCCGTCCGGCGTGGCCGTGAAGATCGAGGACGGCGATGGGTACGAGCGAGCGACGTGGGCCGCGACCGTGGAGGCGCTCCGTCAGATCGGCCTGCTCGACGGCCAGCCCCTGCGTGCACTCGCCCGCTACCACCGGCCGGCGTCGCTCGACCCGCATGGCCGCGTCGCGGCGGAGGCGATCCCGGCCTTCGATCTCGCGCCGGTCGGCGAGCTCTTCGCCTGA
- the upp gene encoding uracil phosphoribosyltransferase: protein MPEPANLHVSRHPAVLHKLAILRDAATEPKKFREVVRELSWLLGYEALADARVRPLEVETPLEQMEGSELADRIGLVPILRAGLGMVDAMLELMPTAQVWHLGLFRDERTLRPVEYYNRLPDSATVDLCLILDPMLATGGSATAAIEVLKRWGAERIKLVNLIAAPEGVAAVSAAHPDVEIYCAALDRQLNGKGYILPGLGDAGDRQFGTGRTD from the coding sequence GTGCCCGAACCGGCGAACCTCCACGTCTCGCGCCATCCCGCCGTCCTCCACAAGCTCGCCATCCTCCGCGACGCCGCGACCGAGCCGAAGAAATTCCGAGAGGTCGTCCGCGAGCTCTCGTGGCTGCTCGGCTACGAGGCCCTCGCCGATGCGCGGGTACGCCCGCTCGAGGTCGAGACGCCGCTCGAGCAGATGGAGGGCAGCGAGCTCGCGGACCGGATCGGCCTCGTGCCGATCCTGCGGGCCGGCCTCGGCATGGTGGACGCGATGCTCGAGCTGATGCCCACCGCCCAGGTCTGGCACCTCGGCCTGTTCCGCGACGAACGGACGCTGCGGCCGGTGGAGTACTACAACCGTCTCCCCGACTCGGCGACCGTGGACCTCTGCCTCATCCTCGACCCGATGCTCGCGACCGGGGGTTCCGCCACCGCGGCCATCGAGGTCCTCAAGCGCTGGGGCGCCGAGCGGATCAAGCTCGTCAACCTCATCGCCGCACCGGAAGGCGTGGCCGCCGTGAGCGCCGCCCACCCGGACGTCGAGATCTACTGCGCCGCACTCGACCGCCAGCTCAACGGCAAGGGATACATCCTGCCCGGCCTGGGGGACGCCGGCGACCGCCAGTTCGGAACGGGCCGGACGGACTGA
- a CDS encoding haloacid dehalogenase type II: MPSLDFDRFDALTFDCYGTLIDWETGILAGLRSVLGPRGIEPPDDELLERYAAAEAAIEAGSYRRYRDVLAGALRAVAAAYDVEPTAAEVAVFGGSVVDWPAFPDSADALARLAGRFRLGVITNCDDDLFAASNRRLGVTFDWIVTAEQVGSYKPSERNFETAFARIDVPRERVLHVAQSLFHDHVPARRFGLSTAWVDRRHGRSGFGATPPAATTPDLTVPDMASLARIALA, encoded by the coding sequence GTGCCCTCGCTCGACTTTGACCGCTTCGACGCCCTCACGTTCGACTGCTACGGGACGCTCATCGATTGGGAGACCGGGATCCTCGCCGGGCTGCGGTCGGTCCTCGGTCCACGTGGGATCGAGCCGCCTGACGATGAGCTCCTCGAGCGGTACGCCGCCGCCGAGGCGGCCATCGAGGCCGGCTCGTATCGTCGGTACCGCGACGTCCTCGCGGGAGCCCTTCGCGCCGTCGCCGCCGCCTATGACGTCGAGCCCACCGCCGCGGAGGTCGCCGTATTCGGCGGTTCGGTCGTCGACTGGCCGGCATTCCCGGACTCAGCGGACGCCCTGGCCCGGCTGGCGGGGCGATTCCGCCTCGGCGTCATCACCAACTGCGACGACGACCTGTTCGCGGCGTCGAATCGGCGGCTCGGCGTGACGTTCGACTGGATCGTGACGGCCGAGCAGGTCGGCAGCTACAAGCCGTCCGAGCGGAACTTCGAGACGGCGTTCGCCCGCATCGACGTCCCGCGCGAGCGCGTCCTCCACGTGGCGCAGAGCCTCTTCCACGACCACGTTCCTGCCCGGCGCTTCGGCCTGTCGACCGCCTGGGTCGATCGGCGCCATGGCCGATCCGGATTCGGGGCGACGCCGCCCGCCGCCACGACGCCGGACCTGACCGTCCCCGACATGGCGTCACTCGCCCGGATCGCGCTCGCCTGA
- a CDS encoding ABC transporter substrate-binding protein: protein MKMPRRALGLGVAVALIATACSSGSSGGSLTKVRFQLQWVAQAQFAGYYAAVDQGYYKDAGLDVTLLLGGPQVDNVQVVASGGADIGTAWLPKMLQSRQNGTDLVSIAQVFQRSGTRMVSFKNKNITTMADFAGKKIGSWLGGNEPELFAALTKAGMDPLKQNIIKQNFDMSGLLNGDLDVAQAMIYNEYAQVLEAKNPATGNLYQPSDFNLINFNDPAIGTAMLQDQIFASAKWLSSGSNADVATKFLSASFKGWIYCRDNPQACVQIVLKSGTQLGASHQAWQMNEINGLIWPSPNGIGILDPALWTQTVDVATKYGVLKAAPSDGAYRTDLATAALAALGSSVDTKGASFQMQTITLNAGGN from the coding sequence ATGAAGATGCCTCGAAGGGCGCTCGGACTCGGCGTGGCGGTCGCGCTCATCGCGACCGCGTGCAGCAGCGGCAGTAGCGGGGGAAGCCTGACGAAGGTCAGGTTCCAGCTCCAGTGGGTCGCCCAGGCCCAGTTCGCCGGTTACTACGCCGCCGTCGATCAGGGCTACTACAAGGATGCCGGGCTCGACGTCACGCTGCTGCTCGGCGGTCCGCAGGTGGACAACGTCCAGGTCGTCGCGTCCGGCGGCGCCGACATCGGGACGGCATGGTTGCCGAAGATGCTCCAGTCGCGCCAGAACGGGACGGATCTGGTCTCGATCGCCCAGGTGTTCCAGCGTTCGGGCACCCGGATGGTGTCGTTCAAGAACAAGAACATCACCACCATGGCCGATTTCGCCGGCAAGAAGATCGGGTCGTGGCTCGGCGGCAATGAGCCCGAGCTGTTCGCCGCGCTGACCAAGGCCGGCATGGATCCGCTGAAGCAGAACATCATCAAGCAGAACTTCGACATGTCCGGTCTCCTGAACGGGGACCTCGACGTCGCCCAGGCGATGATCTACAACGAATACGCGCAGGTCCTCGAGGCGAAGAACCCGGCGACCGGGAACCTCTACCAGCCGAGCGACTTCAACCTCATCAACTTCAACGACCCGGCCATCGGCACGGCGATGCTCCAGGACCAGATCTTCGCGAGCGCGAAATGGCTGAGCAGCGGGAGCAACGCCGATGTCGCGACGAAGTTCCTCAGCGCCTCGTTCAAGGGCTGGATCTACTGCCGCGACAACCCGCAGGCGTGCGTCCAGATCGTCCTCAAGTCGGGGACGCAGCTCGGGGCGAGCCACCAGGCATGGCAGATGAACGAGATCAACGGCCTCATCTGGCCGTCCCCGAACGGCATCGGCATCCTCGATCCGGCGCTCTGGACGCAGACCGTCGACGTCGCGACCAAGTACGGCGTCCTCAAGGCTGCGCCGAGCGACGGCGCCTACCGCACGGACCTCGCCACCGCGGCCCTCGCCGCGCTCGGCTCGTCCGTCGACACGAAGGGCGCGTCGTTCCAGATGCAGACCATCACGCTTAACGCGGGCGGGAACTGA
- a CDS encoding ABC transporter permease, giving the protein MTVFRRTADWLPPVILFVVVLAVWEGASIGFGIQSFLLPRPSLILERVAELWPDTLARGVAFTATEALGGLVIGVLAGTLAGLATARWATARETLLPIAIGASTVPIIAFAPITINWFGPESMLPRMIVVAAMVFFPIMVNTVRGLTQVEPAALELMASYAASDSQTLTRLRIPNALPFWFTALRIATSLSVIGAVVGEFFGGPLYSLGIFITNRTGVSNYPDAWAAIVLACALGIAFYCAALVAERLVVPWQAAREASR; this is encoded by the coding sequence ATGACCGTGTTCCGACGGACGGCCGACTGGCTCCCGCCGGTGATCCTCTTCGTCGTCGTCCTCGCGGTGTGGGAGGGGGCGTCCATCGGATTCGGGATCCAGTCGTTCCTCCTCCCGCGTCCCTCGCTCATCCTCGAGCGGGTCGCCGAACTGTGGCCGGACACGCTCGCCCGGGGCGTCGCGTTCACCGCGACGGAGGCGCTCGGGGGGCTCGTCATCGGCGTGTTGGCGGGGACGCTGGCCGGCCTTGCCACGGCCCGCTGGGCGACTGCCCGCGAGACGCTCCTCCCCATCGCGATCGGTGCCAGCACCGTCCCGATCATCGCGTTCGCCCCCATCACGATCAACTGGTTCGGTCCGGAGAGCATGCTGCCACGGATGATCGTGGTCGCGGCGATGGTCTTCTTCCCGATCATGGTGAACACTGTCCGCGGCCTCACCCAGGTGGAGCCGGCAGCGCTGGAGCTCATGGCGTCATACGCGGCAAGCGACTCCCAGACGCTCACCCGCCTCCGCATCCCGAACGCCCTGCCGTTCTGGTTCACGGCGCTCAGGATCGCGACGTCGTTGAGCGTCATCGGGGCAGTCGTCGGCGAGTTCTTCGGGGGCCCGCTCTACTCGCTCGGGATCTTCATCACGAATCGGACCGGGGTTTCGAACTACCCGGACGCGTGGGCAGCGATCGTCCTCGCCTGCGCCCTCGGGATCGCGTTCTATTGTGCGGCGCTCGTCGCCGAGCGGCTCGTCGTGCCGTGGCAGGCCGCTCGCGAAGCGAGCCGATGA
- a CDS encoding ABC transporter ATP-binding protein translates to MTTEPSGAAGPRPTPPLTVPVVEATGVGKVFGTAAAAVPALDGIDLTIQAGEFVSLIGPSGCGKSTFLRIIGDLTEATSGDVRVNGKPARQARLDRDYGMVFQAPVLMEWRTIARNIELPLEIMGFPKAERARRSAELLSLVELEGFESKHPWQLSGGMQQRVAIARALAFDPQLLLMDEPFGALDEMTRERMNLELLKIWGRTKTTVIFVTHSIPEAVFLSTRVVVMSARPGRIARIVDIDLPAVRTVETRETGRYFELVTSVREALRHHDVETAADGPRGGLADGAEGARIRAEGLG, encoded by the coding sequence ATGACGACCGAGCCATCGGGAGCCGCCGGTCCGCGACCCACCCCTCCGTTGACCGTGCCGGTGGTCGAGGCGACGGGTGTCGGCAAGGTGTTCGGAACGGCCGCGGCCGCAGTGCCCGCACTCGACGGGATCGACCTGACGATCCAGGCCGGCGAGTTCGTCTCCCTCATCGGTCCGTCCGGATGCGGGAAGTCGACGTTCCTCCGGATCATCGGCGACCTCACGGAGGCCACCAGCGGCGACGTTCGCGTCAACGGCAAGCCCGCCCGCCAGGCCCGCCTCGACCGCGACTACGGGATGGTCTTCCAGGCGCCGGTCCTCATGGAGTGGCGCACGATCGCCCGGAACATCGAGCTGCCGCTCGAGATCATGGGCTTCCCGAAGGCGGAGCGGGCGCGCCGCTCGGCCGAGCTCCTCAGCCTCGTCGAGCTCGAGGGCTTCGAATCGAAGCATCCGTGGCAGCTGTCGGGCGGGATGCAGCAGCGGGTCGCGATCGCCCGCGCCCTCGCGTTCGACCCGCAGCTCCTCCTCATGGACGAGCCGTTCGGGGCGCTGGACGAGATGACCCGCGAGCGGATGAACCTCGAGCTGCTCAAGATCTGGGGTCGCACGAAGACCACCGTCATCTTCGTCACCCATTCGATCCCCGAGGCCGTGTTCCTCTCGACGCGGGTCGTCGTCATGTCCGCCCGACCCGGTCGCATCGCACGGATCGTGGACATCGACCTGCCGGCGGTCCGGACGGTCGAGACGCGCGAGACCGGCCGCTACTTCGAGCTCGTGACGAGCGTCCGGGAGGCGCTCCGGCACCACGACGTGGAGACCGCCGCCGACGGCCCGCGCGGCGGGCTCGCGGATGGCGCCGAAGGGGCCCGCATCCGGGCCGAGGGTCTCGGATGA
- a CDS encoding ABC transporter permease subunit → MATTGASVARPEPLVATATGRPAGWRRRVLGTIVLVLAVIVVWEGAKWLGGDPWRIHGIVLGVAIDYVHTPPFAWRIASDLSLPHVWDVVRAFVDPAQRNGPPLGLILVGQAFFTFREALFGFALGGALGLGLAILFVHSRLAERALVPYVVASQAVPILAISPIIVVATKAGWLSVAIISAYLTFFPVTIGALRGLRAADPRAFELFRSYAATSRQVLWQLRLPTSVPYLFSAFRVAAAAAVIGAIIGELPSGIADGLGSAILNYNQYYTSGPEKLWATIVVCSFVGLAFVGLVRLAEAALTGGRYHPTEFAR, encoded by the coding sequence ATGGCGACCACGGGCGCGTCCGTTGCCCGGCCCGAGCCGCTCGTCGCCACGGCGACGGGGCGCCCCGCCGGATGGCGTCGCCGTGTCCTCGGAACGATCGTCCTCGTCCTCGCTGTCATCGTCGTTTGGGAGGGCGCGAAGTGGCTCGGCGGTGACCCGTGGCGGATCCACGGGATCGTCCTCGGCGTCGCGATCGACTACGTCCATACCCCGCCGTTCGCCTGGCGGATCGCCTCGGACCTGTCCCTGCCGCACGTCTGGGACGTCGTGCGCGCGTTCGTCGATCCCGCCCAGCGCAATGGTCCGCCCCTCGGGCTCATCCTCGTCGGGCAGGCGTTCTTCACGTTCCGCGAGGCGCTCTTCGGGTTCGCGCTCGGCGGGGCGCTCGGCCTCGGCCTGGCCATCCTCTTCGTCCACTCGCGGCTCGCCGAGCGGGCGCTCGTGCCGTACGTCGTCGCCTCGCAGGCCGTCCCCATCCTCGCGATCTCGCCGATCATCGTCGTCGCGACCAAGGCGGGGTGGCTCTCCGTGGCGATCATCTCCGCCTACCTCACCTTCTTCCCGGTGACGATCGGCGCGCTCCGCGGGCTGCGGGCGGCGGATCCACGGGCATTCGAGCTCTTCCGCTCGTACGCGGCCACGAGTCGCCAGGTGCTCTGGCAGCTCCGACTCCCCACGTCCGTGCCGTATCTCTTCTCGGCCTTCCGGGTCGCCGCCGCGGCCGCCGTCATCGGGGCGATCATCGGAGAGCTGCCGTCCGGCATCGCGGACGGTCTCGGCAGCGCGATCCTCAACTACAACCAGTACTACACCTCGGGCCCGGAGAAGCTCTGGGCGACGATCGTCGTCTGCTCGTTCGTGGGCCTCGCGTTCGTCGGCCTGGTCCGGCTGGCCGAGGCGGCACTCACCGGTGGTCGCTACCACCCCACGGAGTTCGCCCGATGA